In Rhodopirellula sp. P2, the DNA window TTGCGCCATTCGCAGCACCGCCGACGCAAACCCGCGACGAAAGGGAAAGCAGGCGCCCTGATATTCGCCGTTGATCTTTTCCAAGAACACGCGATGAATCGATGCCTGCGTGAATTCTCCAACGAACATCTGGTTTTCAAACGGGCCAAACTTGCCACCACTTTGATCCAACAGGATATCCGTCGCGGATTGACCGGCCTTCTTGTAGGGAAACCAGACGACGGGGGGACGCATTTGCGGAAATCGCTTCAAAGCTTCTGGGTAGGCCAGTCCATTGGGCACTTCCTCGACGTCCTGGATCGTGGATCCTGCCAGGTTCATGGACGCCAGCGATTCCGGATGGTGAAAGAATGCCCCGGGACGCATGTGATTCAGCGAGTTCGTGGCCACCCAATTGCCTTGCTGATCGGTGTAGAACATGTCGCCGTTCGCATTGGCCCCCAACCCCGAAGGCGATCGCATGCCAGCACACATCGGATGCAACTTCCCGTCGGGATCCAACTTCATTCCCCAGCCACGCCAGGCAGCCTGCCGGTAACCCAACGGCGCATCGGGAACGATCTTCTGAAGTTGTTCGCCCTTCAGTCCCATCCCAATGTTCAACGTCATCCAAAGGTTGCCGTCGCCATCCAACTTGGGTCCATACGCGTACTCGTGGTAGTGGCCCGAGACGCCCCATCCCGACGCGAGCGTGTCGTACTCATCCGCGACATCGTCTCCATCGAGATCACGCAATCGAGTCATCTCGGTCCGCTGGACAGTGATCAGGGAATCATCCTGTTGCAGCAACCCCAGCGGTTCGTGCAAGGCGTTGGCGAAACGCTGGTAGGAAACCACGCCGGATTCCTCCTTATCGCCCGTGACCTGATCCACACCATCAAGCAACCAGACCTCGCCCTTCCGAATCGCAACGGCCACGCGTGAGGGGCTAAGAACCGCGATTCCGCTGACCTCCAATGCGATCCCGTCGTCGGAAGGCTTCCAGTTTGGGTCGCGAGAATCACTTTGCGACGCGGGGGTCGCAATCGAAACGATCCGGTAGTAGTCCTGTTCCTCCTCCGCCACCGCTGAGCCGGCTGCCTGAGCGGACATCAACAGTCCCATCACCCAGCCGGCCAGTTGCATCGCACGTGTTCGGCACATGTTTTGATTCACCATTGGTAGACAAACTCCAACGTCTGATTCGGGTTTAAATCAAGCCAAACCTGTTCGCTTGAAGCCACACTTGTCACGCCCTGCGAATCAAACCGGCTTTTCGACGACCGCACCTTCCGTCCGGATGCTCCCTTCAACGTGTGCGTATCGAGGACTTGGATCGACGAGTCCTTTAGAACCTGAAATTGAATCCGGTCGCTCGGTTGGACTTCGCCATCTTCCAAGCGAATCGTTCGCCGCAAGGCACCCTCGATCGTCGCTTCACAGCGATCCAGGATGATTGCACCGCCCAAGCGATAACGAAACGTTGGCACGCGTTTCGAATCGAGTCGGTAGCCCAGGAACTGGAGCGTTGCATTCCCCGAACCAGCGTGTTCCACCGCGGGTTGCAATCGAAACTCCACGTCGGACGAGATCGCAATCGAGTCCATCCCCAGCGGATCGATCGGCGGCGAGAAGCGTTCGAACCATGTGCTTCGCGCATCCACAAAGTCTTCCTTCCACGCGAGCGCCAGTCGCGGTGTTTCTGCGTCGAAAGCAAAGTGGACGCCCTCCGGGAACCCGACGGCGATCGCGTGCGTGCCCACGCCTTGCATGAACGTCCTCAACATCAAGGGCGTTTCCACCGGTTTCAATTCGTAGTTTGCCGCCAAGGCCTCTGCAATCTTCGGTGGAACGCCAACTTGATCCGAATGTTTGAGGTAGGACCACAACGCAGCAATCTGTTTCTCGGCGTCTCCACCAAAAACATTCGGCGATTGACTCGTTCCATCCGGAAAGAACGATGGCATGCGGGTCCCGCGTTTCCGCGAACCTGGATCCAACACGAACTCCCGGAACCAACTCGGGCGAATTCGATTCGTCACCCCTCCCAGATCAATGCCAACCACTCCCGCAAGGGCTTGGCCATCAAACACGTGGCACTGGATGCAGCCGACTTGTGTCAGACGCATTCCCGTCTCGGCCAACGGCACGTGATCAGCAAACACGTCAGCATCCGAAAGTGGTGATCCCTGATCGGCTGCTTCCAACGCTCTGACCAAGGGCTCCACTTCTGGCTGGGGGAATTTTGGCATGCGGATGGTCATGTGCGGACGCAGTCGCGTCGCAGGATGCCCCTCCAACACCTTTCGCATCCACGCGGAGGTGAGCTTCGCTCCCACGCCTGTTAACCCCGGTGGCAGTCGGCCTTCATCGCCCAGGTCCGCCAACGCTGTCGATTCAAAATGGGCCTTGCGATATCGGCCCACGCCACCGATTTCTTCTCGCTCATGGCAGGCATAACAGTTCAGTTCAAGGAACCGCTGCTGAATCAACTGGTGTGGGTCATTGGCCGATTCATCGTTCGCAAACGACTCGTCCTGGATCCCACTGGCAAACGTGGTCTTCTGGAACTCATCCAAGTGAAACTGGACACGTGATTCGCGTTCGGACTTCCAACAAGCTTTCGCCGAATCGAATGAAAGCTGATCCCAATCGGTCGCGAATTTGTCGTCGACAGCCGATCCCACGTCATGGCAATTCGCACATTCAAGCTGCACAAACAACTGCTTCCCGCGAGCGACCCACTGCTGGTCGGACTCACCAGCGGCAACGAATTCAGACTGCGTCGAACCCTCCGCCGTGCCTTCCTTCTCAAACAGATATTCCGCGATGTCGGCGGCTTCGTTCGGCGTCAGCTTCAGACTTGGCATCCGCCCCGATGGACGAACGTGTTCAGGGTTGTGCAAGAAGTGCGTCAGCGATTGACGGCTGTACTTCTTCGCCAGTTTCCCGTGCGGGACGGAGGGCACCTTCCGAGCAGCCGCTGCCAATCCCATGTCCTCCAGTTCTTCCGGATCCAGTTCGTCCAACAAGCGATCGACCGCCGACATGGGAGCGGAGTTCACCTCCTGCTTGGGATCCGAATCATGGCAAGCGACGCATCCCACTTGGTGATACAGCTCCATTCCACGAGCAGCATCGCCCTTGTTCCAGAATTCATCCTCCAGCGGATTGGCTCCTCCCGCTTTCAACACCGGAAATGGTTCTTGCAACGATCCGATGAAGGCAGCCAACGCGTTGATCGCTTCTGCCCTCTCCGGTTCCTCCAAACCCGCCAACACATCGGGCATCGTGGTGCCAGGTTTGGTTTGATGAGGCGAGTGCAAGAACTCCTTCACCCAGGACATGCTCAGCCGCGAACCGGCAGCACTCAATTTGGGTCCACGTTTGGGATCCAGCTCGTTGCGATCCGAGCGGTGGCAAGCGGTGCAGCTCAGCTCCGTGACAAGCAATCGTGAGGCTGCGATGGGATCGATCTCATCAAACCGAGCCAATCGTTCCACTCCGATCACAAACGGATGAATGTCGGTTGGACCTGGATCCTCCGCGTGGGAAATCGCGGCGCAGCACAAACTCAACAACAGAACGCCGCAAGGTCCTCTTCGTCCGGCAAAATGCTTCATTTGTCTCATGCTGCAAAACTCGACACGTGCTTCAAACACCGTGACCAAATCAGTCCACTCCCAATTCGATCGCCCACCACTTCAAATACTCCTGATCGGAAACATCAGGGTCGAGGCCACGGCGTTTCATGGTGCGTTCGTACCACGTCTGTTTTTCAGCCATCAACGCTTCCATGTCGACGGTCAAACTCTCGTCCACTCCGCCTTGATCACCCGTTCGCTGGATCCAATCATCCACCGCGCCGCGGAGTTGTTTCAAGGTTTCGTCATGGTCAGGTGAAGCCGCCAAATTGTTCATCTCAAACGGATCAGCTTTCAAGTCGTACAGTTCTTCCTCCGGGCGAGTCTCCGCCATCATCAGCGAATCCCAACGTCCCTCGGCGTGCAGAACCTTCATCAACGTCTCAACCGGATAGGACAGTTTCTTGTAGCTGCTCAACTGCAGGTAAGGCTTCTCAGGATGAAAGTTTCGGATGTACTTGAATCGCTCCGTCCTGACGCTGCGAATTCGATCGGGGGCGTCCCCGCAACGGTCACGAGCGGCAAAGAGCTGAGCATGCCCCTGCCAGTCTTGATCCAACAAGCTTTTCCCGGGCAGCTCGGGCACATCGATCCCTGCGGCTTCCAAGGTTGTTGGCACGAGATCCAACAAACTCGCCATGCCGTTCTCCACCGTGGCATTTGCGAGTTTGGCGGGCCAACGAACAATCAACGGGGTGTGCAAACCACCGTCGTACAACCATTGTTTGCCGCGGACATGAGGCCGACCGTGGTCGCCAAAGAAGATCACCAATGTGTTCTCACTCACCCCTTCGGAATCCAAGCGATCAAGCACCTGGCCGACCTTCTGATCCATCGCCTCGATTGTGGCCAAGTAGTTGGACCAATCGGCTCGCGTGATCGGATGCTCAGGGTAGTAAGGCGGAATGGGAGCGTTCGGACGCTCGCGATCACTCTTCACAAACTGGCGATGCGGTTCGTGAATGTGAACCTGCGCGAAAAACGGCTGCCCAGGCTCTCGCTCGGACCAATCGTAGGCGTCGAAATGTGTCTTTTTATCGTACGGATAGTTGACGCCGTACTTGCTGGCTTTTTGATTGCCGGCTTCCCCGTTGCCATGCGAGATGAAGTACCCCGCGTCTCTCATCCAATCGATCACCGTTGGAACCGAAAGCTCCTTTTGGTCTCGCGTCATGTGGTGATAGCACCCGATCGATGTCTGGTACCGGCCCGTTTGAAATGCCGATCGAGACGAGGAACACACAGGCGCGGTGCTGAACGCCTTGGCGAACCGGCGTCCTTGTGCAGCCAAGCGGTCCAAGTGGGGCGTCTCCACCTCGGGATAGCCGTAACAGGCCAACTCCGGGCCCAAGTCATCAGCGATGATCCACACCACATTGGGCTGGCTATCGTGGGGCTGATCGTCAGCGAAACTGTGAGAGTGGGCTTGCACGACAGCGCACACGAAGGCTGCGATCAAAATCAGATGCGTTCGCATAGACGTTTGCGAGGTGGGATGGAAAGGCAGGCATGGCCACGAACAAAACATCGCTTGTTCCGCTGGCCACAGGAATCAGGCAAGGAGCGACAGTCTAACACAGACGACTGAAGATGGTGCACGGGGCACCCTTCTTGTTCGGTTTCAAACAGGTACGCAGGAATGAATGGGGTCTAAATGAGTGAGCCGTTTGGACGTTAGTCTGGAATGTCAAAAGGTTGGTATTGACACGGAAAATGCGACGTTGATTTTCATTCTGTCCTACGCCCCAACGGGGCAGCTCTAAGATAGCCCCAGGCATCGCCTGGGGTTTCGTTACGGAGATTCCGACACCAGCCCCAACGGGGCGGCCCTAAGAAAGACTCCCCAAAACCCGCTAGGACCGCCCCCGTTGGGGCTTTGTAATCTTGGTCCCGCCACAACCCAGGGCGTTGCCCTGGGCTGGCATAGGGCTGCCCCGTTGGGGCGAAGTCGAGGAACGAAACCTGCGCAGTCCGAAGCGGTGTCAATACCAACCTTTTGACAGTCCACCGTTAGCCCCGGTTGTGCGTGGGAACCGTGGCGAACGCCGAATGGCTCACCTACCTGATGACACCTGCCGACCTGCTTATCCTCCCGCCAGCACCGTGCAGGTGGAGGAAGCGGTCGCAACCAGCTTTCCCTTTTCGTTGGTGATTTGGCATTCCACAAACCCAATTCGCAAGCCTCGCTGAATGACCGTCGCCTTGGCCGACAAACGCCCTTCTCGAATGGGGCGGATGAAGCTGACCTTCATCTCGATCGTCGAAAAGTCCTCGCTGGACAGCAACGTCCGACCGAACGCGATTCCCATCGCCGCGTCTGCGAGAGCAGAAAC includes these proteins:
- a CDS encoding DUF7133 domain-containing protein yields the protein MGLLMSAQAAGSAVAEEEQDYYRIVSIATPASQSDSRDPNWKPSDDGIALEVSGIAVLSPSRVAVAIRKGEVWLLDGVDQVTGDKEESGVVSYQRFANALHEPLGLLQQDDSLITVQRTEMTRLRDLDGDDVADEYDTLASGWGVSGHYHEYAYGPKLDGDGNLWMTLNIGMGLKGEQLQKIVPDAPLGYRQAAWRGWGMKLDPDGKLHPMCAGMRSPSGLGANANGDMFYTDQQGNWVATNSLNHMRPGAFFHHPESLASMNLAGSTIQDVEEVPNGLAYPEALKRFPQMRPPVVWFPYKKAGQSATDILLDQSGGKFGPFENQMFVGEFTQASIHRVFLEKINGEYQGACFPFRRGFASAVLRMAQAEDGSVYVGLTNRGWSSLGTSSYGLQRLTWTGKTPFEIQEMRAQPEGFELVFTRPVNVESASDVQSYGMASHTYLYQSGYGSDEVLKRDLKIREAIVSEDRLRVQLKVDGLRELFVHELDAHGVLDANGKPLLHRKAFYTLNHIPQE
- a CDS encoding c-type cytochrome, with amino-acid sequence MKHFAGRRGPCGVLLLSLCCAAISHAEDPGPTDIHPFVIGVERLARFDEIDPIAASRLLVTELSCTACHRSDRNELDPKRGPKLSAAGSRLSMSWVKEFLHSPHQTKPGTTMPDVLAGLEEPERAEAINALAAFIGSLQEPFPVLKAGGANPLEDEFWNKGDAARGMELYHQVGCVACHDSDPKQEVNSAPMSAVDRLLDELDPEELEDMGLAAAARKVPSVPHGKLAKKYSRQSLTHFLHNPEHVRPSGRMPSLKLTPNEAADIAEYLFEKEGTAEGSTQSEFVAAGESDQQWVARGKQLFVQLECANCHDVGSAVDDKFATDWDQLSFDSAKACWKSERESRVQFHLDEFQKTTFASGIQDESFANDESANDPHQLIQQRFLELNCYACHEREEIGGVGRYRKAHFESTALADLGDEGRLPPGLTGVGAKLTSAWMRKVLEGHPATRLRPHMTIRMPKFPQPEVEPLVRALEAADQGSPLSDADVFADHVPLAETGMRLTQVGCIQCHVFDGQALAGVVGIDLGGVTNRIRPSWFREFVLDPGSRKRGTRMPSFFPDGTSQSPNVFGGDAEKQIAALWSYLKHSDQVGVPPKIAEALAANYELKPVETPLMLRTFMQGVGTHAIAVGFPEGVHFAFDAETPRLALAWKEDFVDARSTWFERFSPPIDPLGMDSIAISSDVEFRLQPAVEHAGSGNATLQFLGYRLDSKRVPTFRYRLGGAIILDRCEATIEGALRRTIRLEDGEVQPSDRIQFQVLKDSSIQVLDTHTLKGASGRKVRSSKSRFDSQGVTSVASSEQVWLDLNPNQTLEFVYQW
- a CDS encoding sulfatase family protein, with translation MRTHLILIAAFVCAVVQAHSHSFADDQPHDSQPNVVWIIADDLGPELACYGYPEVETPHLDRLAAQGRRFAKAFSTAPVCSSSRSAFQTGRYQTSIGCYHHMTRDQKELSVPTVIDWMRDAGYFISHGNGEAGNQKASKYGVNYPYDKKTHFDAYDWSEREPGQPFFAQVHIHEPHRQFVKSDRERPNAPIPPYYPEHPITRADWSNYLATIEAMDQKVGQVLDRLDSEGVSENTLVIFFGDHGRPHVRGKQWLYDGGLHTPLIVRWPAKLANATVENGMASLLDLVPTTLEAAGIDVPELPGKSLLDQDWQGHAQLFAARDRCGDAPDRIRSVRTERFKYIRNFHPEKPYLQLSSYKKLSYPVETLMKVLHAEGRWDSLMMAETRPEEELYDLKADPFEMNNLAASPDHDETLKQLRGAVDDWIQRTGDQGGVDESLTVDMEALMAEKQTWYERTMKRRGLDPDVSDQEYLKWWAIELGVD
- a CDS encoding PaaI family thioesterase; this encodes MSERFSDAPISRLVGFQVHPSECADGDPDAGNATVDIQCGPQHHNPMGRVHGGLVSALADAAMGIAFGRTLLSSEDFSTIEMKVSFIRPIREGRLSAKATVIQRGLRIGFVECQITNEKGKLVATASSTCTVLAGG